A genomic stretch from Terriglobia bacterium includes:
- a CDS encoding IS481 family transposase, producing the protein SQHRHEHLLPWLHHYNWHRPHGSLNHVPPISRSGLDRNNLLRLHS; encoded by the coding sequence TCGCAACACCGTCACGAACATCTTCTTCCCTGGCTTCACCATTACAACTGGCACCGTCCTCATGGTAGCCTCAACCATGTTCCACCTATCAGCCGCTCCGGCCTCGATCGGAACAACCTCTTGAGACTCCACAGTTAG